A segment of the Fibrobacter succinogenes subsp. succinogenes S85 genome:
CCAAATAAAGAGTTATATTAAGTATGTATAATGATTTGAGGGGCCATTCTATGGATATGCAATTGACTTTTGAAGATGTTGCATCTGCACTTTCACTTGATTACGAGTGCGTATTCTTTGTCGATAACGAGACTAATCAGTATGCTATGTTTGCATTTCGAGGCAAGCATACCAAGCTAGGACTGACCGATACGCGAGATTTTTGGGCGGATACGAAGGTCAATGTGGAAGCCGTCGTCTATCCCGAAGACAAACAGTCGTTCTCGGAGCATATCAACCGCGAAACGCTCTTGAAAGCGATTCAAGACGATAACGTTTTTAATTTCAAGTACCGTCTGCTGGTGGAAGGGGAACCTGTCTGGTTCCAGATGAAGGCTGTCCTTGGGCATTCGCAGGGGCGGGAATATTTGATTATTGGTGTGACCAACATTGATAAGCAGGAACGTGAACGATTGGAATTGGAACAGAAGGCGTCCAAGAGCAAGGTTTACGGACAAATTGTGATGGCGCTTGCTGAGCGCTATGATGCCTTGTACATGGTGGATTTGGTGACGGACCATTTTGCACAGTACAAGAGCGAACGCTTGTTCTGCGAGTTGAGCATTACCGTTGAAGGCGATGACTTCTTCAATCAGCTGAAGAAGGATGCCATGCAGGTTATCTATAAAGATGATATCCCGCTGCTAATTGCGGCGCTGGAACGCGAAACGTTCTTGCGCGAACTCGATGAGCATGGCGTGTTCTCGCTAACGTACCGACTGAATAGCCCGACGGGCCCAATGTATGTGAATTTGGTGGCTGTCTATGCCGACAAGAATCACGTTGTCATCAGTGTGACTAATGTCGATGCCCAGGTGCGCCGTGAACAGAAAATCAGGGAAGAGGCGAGCGCCAACTACGAGAAAGCGCGTCATGATGATTTGACTGGCATCAGGAACAAGAATGCTTACAACGAATTCGAAAAGCAACTAGATGAGCAGATCAAGTGTGGTAAGGATATCGAGTTTGCCATTGCTCTTTGTGATGTGAACGGCCTCAAGACTGTAAACGATACGCAAGGGCACAAGACGGGTGATATATACATTAGGGATGCGGCTAAGCTTATTTGCGAAACCTTTAAGCATAGCCCCGTATTCCGCGTGGGCGGTGATGAATTTGTTGTAGTTTTGCGTGGGTCTGATTTCACTAACCGCGAAGAGCTTTCACAGCAATTTTATGAAACCGTAAAGCGCAATGCCGAAGAAGATAAGGTTATTGTGGCTTGCGGCATTTCCGTGTACGACAAGGCTCACGACAAAAATACAGCCGCAGTCTTTGAACGCGCCGACGCCATGATGTACAGGAACAAGATGTCCCTCAAGGGTGGTCGCGACGAAATCATCAATACGATTATCAGAACCATCGGCGCGAGAATGAATATCTAGTGTTGTTTTGCGTTATGGGCGAAATGTCGCCTATTGATTGCAAAATGAAAGGCGTGCAGCGCGACCCCTTGTTTTTGAAAATTGAACATTTTATATTATAGAAACCACCTTAGTAGTGTGTTGCCGGGTTTCACCAGTCTAGTGATACTCCATAGTTATTAGATGCGTTACTTATATGAAAAATAAAGGACATAGCTATGGCTAGACCC
Coding sequences within it:
- a CDS encoding GGDEF domain-containing protein, which produces MDMQLTFEDVASALSLDYECVFFVDNETNQYAMFAFRGKHTKLGLTDTRDFWADTKVNVEAVVYPEDKQSFSEHINRETLLKAIQDDNVFNFKYRLLVEGEPVWFQMKAVLGHSQGREYLIIGVTNIDKQERERLELEQKASKSKVYGQIVMALAERYDALYMVDLVTDHFAQYKSERLFCELSITVEGDDFFNQLKKDAMQVIYKDDIPLLIAALERETFLRELDEHGVFSLTYRLNSPTGPMYVNLVAVYADKNHVVISVTNVDAQVRREQKIREEASANYEKARHDDLTGIRNKNAYNEFEKQLDEQIKCGKDIEFAIALCDVNGLKTVNDTQGHKTGDIYIRDAAKLICETFKHSPVFRVGGDEFVVVLRGSDFTNREELSQQFYETVKRNAEEDKVIVACGISVYDKAHDKNTAAVFERADAMMYRNKMSLKGGRDEIINTIIRTIGARMNI